In Equus asinus isolate D_3611 breed Donkey chromosome 13, EquAss-T2T_v2, whole genome shotgun sequence, one DNA window encodes the following:
- the METTL2A gene encoding tRNA N(3)-cytidine methyltransferase METTL2A has translation MAGPCREGSPAGVGEKRQQFGSRFLSDPARVFQHNAWDNVEWSEEQAAAAERKVRENSAERVCEEKQVDYEINAHKYWNDFYKIHENGFFKDRHWLFTEFPELAPAQNQDPLKDLPLENKRSEVPEYRSSEDGPGLIIEEQHKFSSNSLGHETQTLPVEESVTQKLSHLEMCADEFPGSSATYRILEVGCGVGNTVFPILQTNNDPRLFVYCCDFSSTAVELVQTNSAYDPSRCFAFVHDLCDEDKSYPVPTDSLDIIILIFVLSSVVPDKMQKAINRLSRLLKPGGMILLRDYGRYDMAQLRFKKGQCLSENFYVRGDGTRVYFFTQDELDTLFTAAGLEKVQNLVDRRLQVNRGKQLTMYRVWIQCKYRKPLPCRAAESACS, from the exons ATGGCCGGTCCCTGCCGTGAGGGTAGTCCCGCTGGAGTCGGCGAGAAGAGGCAGCAGTTTGGGAGCCGCTTCCTGAGCGATCCGGCGCGCGTCTTCCAGCACAACGCCTG GGACAATGTGGAGTGGTCGGAAGAGCAGGCCGCGGCGGCGGAGAGGAAAGTCCGGGAGAACAGCGCCGAGCGGGTGTGCGAGGAGAAGCAAG TTGATTATGAGATCAATGCCCACAAATATTGGAACGACTTCTACAAAATTCATGAAAATGGGTTTTTCAAGGATAGACATTGGCTTTTTACCGAATTCCCAGAGCTGGCACCTGCCCAAAACCAAGATCCCTTGAAGGATTTGCCCTTGGAGAACAAGAGAAGTGAAGTACCTGAATATAGAAGCAGCGAGGACGGACCTGGTTTAATAATAGAAGAACAGCACAAGTTTTCTTCAAACAGCCTTGGACACGAAACACAGACACTTCCCGTGGAGGAGAGTGTAACTCAGAAACTCAGTCACCTGGAAATGTGTGCTGATGAGTTTCCTGGATCCTCAGCCACCTATCGAATACTTGAG GTTGGTTGTGGTGTGGGAAACACAGTCTTTCCAATTTTACAAACTAACAA tGACCCGAGACTCTTTGTTTACTGTTGTGATTTTTCGTCCACAGCTGTAGAACTGGTCCAG ACAAATTCAGCTTATGATCCTTCTCGGTGTTTTGCCTTTGTTCACGATCTGTGTGATGAAGATAAGAGTTACCCTGTGCCCACGGATAGTCTTGACATCATCATCCTCATATTTGTTCTTTCTTCGGTTGTTCCAGACAA GATGCAGAAGGCCATCAACAGGTTGAGCAGACTTTTGAAGCCAGGAGGGATGATTCTTCTGCGAGATTATGGCCGCTATGACATGGCTCAGCTTCGCTTTAAAAAAG GTCAGTGTCTGTCTGAAAATTTCTATGTGAGAGGTGATGGCACCAGAGTTTACTTCTTCACACAAG ATGAACTGGACACACTTTTCACTGCTGCGGGACTGGAGAAGGTTCAGAACCTGGTGGACCGCCGATTGCAGGTGAACCGAGGGAAGCAGCTGACAATGTACCGCGTTTGGATTCAGTGCAAATATCGCAAGCCTCTTCCTTGCCGCGCCGCGGAGAGCGCCTGCTCCTGA